From the Psychrilyobacter piezotolerans genome, one window contains:
- the thrS gene encoding threonine--tRNA ligase, translating into MIKITLPSGDIKEFDSPVNMFQIAKSISNSLAKNAVAAKVDGKLVDMATMLSEDAAVELIMPNSEEGIEIIRHSTAHLMAQAVIRLFPETKVAIGPSIEYGFYYDFDPKEQFTEDDLAKIEAEMKKIVKEDIIITKEDISKEDAIARFKEAGEDYKVEIITDIAQGALTLYSQGEFTDLCLGPHVPSTRYLKSFKLMSVAGAYWRGDSSNKMLQRIYGIAFDSDKALKLHLKFLEEAEKRDHRKLGKELDLFFMSEYGPGFPFWLPKGMELRNALENLWKSEHRKAGYQEVRTPIMLNKELWETSGHWFNYKENMYLSEIDKHEFAIKPMNCPGSVLVYKHDLHSYKDFPIRMGELGIVHRHEFSGALHGLFRVRNFTQDDAHIFMTPDQIEEEIIGVINLIDKFYNKLFGFEYHIELSTKPEKAIGSDEIWDKAESALEGAMKKIGLDYKLNPGDGAFYGPKLDFKIKDCLGREWQCGTIQLDFNLPERFDMNYIGEDGEKHRPVMVHRVVYGSVERFIGILIEHFAGAFPLWLAPTQIKLLTLNDEVVPYAKEVMAELAKVGIRCELDDRAEKIGYKIREANGQYKIPVQLILGKAEAEASEVNVRRFGSKDQETMKLNDFISMIAEEAKVKFDK; encoded by the coding sequence ATGATTAAGATAACTTTACCAAGCGGGGATATCAAAGAATTTGACAGCCCGGTAAATATGTTTCAAATTGCCAAAAGTATAAGTAATTCACTGGCTAAAAATGCTGTAGCAGCTAAGGTCGACGGAAAATTAGTGGATATGGCTACAATGCTTAGCGAAGATGCTGCTGTGGAACTTATCATGCCTAACAGTGAAGAGGGAATAGAGATCATCAGACATTCCACTGCACATCTTATGGCTCAAGCTGTAATCAGACTTTTCCCTGAAACTAAAGTAGCCATAGGACCGTCTATCGAATATGGATTCTACTATGATTTTGATCCTAAAGAGCAGTTTACAGAGGATGATCTGGCTAAGATCGAAGCTGAAATGAAAAAAATAGTCAAGGAAGATATCATTATAACTAAAGAAGATATCTCCAAAGAAGATGCTATAGCAAGATTTAAAGAAGCAGGAGAGGACTATAAGGTAGAGATTATTACTGATATTGCACAAGGAGCTCTTACTCTTTATTCCCAGGGTGAATTCACAGACCTATGTCTTGGACCTCACGTACCTTCTACTAGATATTTAAAATCATTTAAACTTATGTCGGTAGCCGGTGCTTACTGGAGAGGAGATTCTTCTAACAAGATGTTACAAAGAATTTACGGTATAGCCTTTGACTCAGATAAAGCATTAAAACTTCACCTGAAATTCTTAGAGGAAGCTGAAAAAAGAGATCATAGAAAATTAGGTAAGGAATTAGATCTATTCTTCATGAGTGAATATGGTCCAGGATTCCCATTTTGGTTACCAAAGGGAATGGAATTGAGAAACGCACTGGAAAACCTTTGGAAGTCAGAACATAGAAAGGCCGGATACCAGGAAGTTAGAACTCCTATCATGCTTAACAAGGAATTATGGGAAACTTCTGGTCACTGGTTTAACTATAAGGAAAACATGTACCTTTCTGAAATAGATAAACATGAATTTGCTATAAAACCTATGAACTGTCCTGGAAGTGTTTTAGTATACAAACACGACTTACACTCTTATAAGGATTTCCCTATTAGAATGGGTGAATTAGGTATCGTACACAGACATGAATTCTCTGGTGCATTACACGGATTATTCAGAGTTAGAAACTTTACACAGGATGATGCTCATATCTTTATGACTCCGGATCAAATCGAAGAGGAGATCATAGGAGTTATCAACTTAATCGATAAATTCTACAACAAGTTATTTGGATTTGAATACCATATCGAACTATCTACTAAACCTGAAAAGGCTATTGGATCGGATGAGATATGGGATAAAGCTGAATCAGCACTAGAAGGAGCTATGAAAAAAATTGGATTAGATTATAAATTAAATCCAGGAGACGGAGCATTTTATGGTCCTAAGTTAGACTTCAAAATCAAAGATTGTTTAGGTAGAGAATGGCAGTGTGGAACTATCCAGCTTGACTTCAACCTTCCTGAAAGATTTGATATGAACTATATTGGAGAAGACGGAGAAAAGCATAGACCAGTTATGGTTCATAGGGTAGTTTATGGTTCAGTTGAAAGATTTATCGGAATCTTAATTGAGCATTTTGCAGGTGCATTCCCGCTATGGCTGGCTCCTACACAAATAAAATTACTGACTCTAAACGATGAAGTAGTTCCATACGCTAAGGAAGTTATGGCTGAATTAGCCAAAGTTGGAATCAGATGTGAATTAGATGACAGAGCAGAAAAAATAGGATATAAGATCAGAGAGGCCAACGGTCAATACAAAATCCCTGTACAGCTTATCCTAGGAAAAGCTGAGGCTGAAGCTTCGGAAGTTAATGTAAGAAGATTTGGTTCAAAAGACCAGGAAACTATGAAATTAAATGATTTCATTTCTATGATCGCAGAGGAAGCAAAGGTAAAATTTGATAAGTAA
- the disA gene encoding DNA integrity scanning diadenylate cyclase DisA, which translates to MEYNLKKIFSQVTPGTVFREGLDNILDAGTGALVVLDANDTLEDLIDGGFEINCRFTPQRLHELSKMDGAIILDGNATKIKYANVHLQPDKSFKTNESGTRHRSAQRVAKQTDNLVIAISERRNRITLYKGDFRYKVKNLADIMIEASQAMKTFERYKHVLDRALQNITLLEFDGMVTLSEVVTVLQRFEMLVRIRVEVEHSIIELGSEGKFLEIQLEELFKGVLKEEENFIRDYINLGLEEEFGAAEVKERLLELGDLELLESENIAGALGYGRSAATFDMELDTRGYRILNKVTRITRKDTEKIISKYETLSKILELTEEELMEIRGISMFKARSIKKGIKRLKMTAEWEK; encoded by the coding sequence ATGGAGTATAATTTAAAGAAAATATTTTCCCAGGTAACCCCTGGAACGGTATTTAGAGAAGGTTTGGATAACATCTTAGATGCCGGGACTGGTGCTCTGGTAGTTTTGGATGCCAATGATACTTTAGAAGACCTTATAGATGGTGGATTTGAAATAAACTGCAGGTTTACTCCTCAAAGACTCCATGAGCTGTCCAAAATGGATGGTGCTATCATCTTAGATGGGAACGCTACAAAAATTAAATATGCCAATGTACATCTGCAGCCAGATAAATCATTTAAAACAAATGAAAGCGGAACCAGACACAGGTCAGCTCAAAGGGTAGCTAAACAGACGGATAATTTAGTTATAGCTATCTCAGAAAGAAGGAACCGGATCACCCTCTATAAGGGAGATTTTAGATATAAGGTGAAAAACCTGGCTGATATAATGATTGAAGCCAGCCAGGCAATGAAAACCTTTGAAAGGTATAAACATGTATTGGACAGAGCCTTACAAAATATTACCCTTTTAGAATTTGACGGAATGGTGACCCTTTCAGAGGTTGTGACAGTTCTCCAAAGGTTTGAGATGCTGGTAAGGATAAGGGTAGAAGTGGAACATTCAATAATAGAATTAGGATCGGAAGGGAAATTTTTAGAGATCCAGTTGGAGGAACTATTTAAAGGGGTTCTGAAGGAAGAGGAAAATTTCATAAGAGACTATATAAATCTAGGGTTGGAAGAGGAATTTGGTGCAGCTGAAGTAAAGGAAAGGCTGTTGGAATTAGGAGATTTGGAACTCTTGGAGTCGGAAAATATAGCGGGTGCTTTGGGGTACGGCAGATCAGCAGCTACCTTTGATATGGAGTTAGACACAAGGGGATATAGGATCTTAAATAAGGTCACGAGGATTACGAGAAAAGACACTGAAAAAATAATCAGTAAATACGAAACTTTATCCAAAATATTGGAACTGACAGAAGAGGAATTGATGGAGATAAGAGGGATCAGTATGTTTAAAGCCAGATCCATAAAAAAAGGGATAAAAAGATTGAAGATGACAGCGGAGTGGGAAAAATAG
- the radA gene encoding DNA repair protein RadA, producing MAKLKTVYICSDCGYESSKWLGKCPECDSWGTLEEEVSSASSKSSVKKKISNTRVVNFKDVEVEKNYRYTTKFNEFDRVLGGGLVKGAVVLLTGNPGIGKSTLLLQAVDQYSQYGEVLYISGEESPAQVKYRGDRLGLSGNNISIMSETEMESIYDYVIRKKPKVVVVDSIQTLYSSNFDSIPGTTTQIRECTLKIVELAKTHDISFFLVGHITKDGKVAGPKLLEHMVDSVLQFEGEEGLFYRILRSLKNRFGSTNELGIFNMEEKGMVEVKNPSEFFLSERDEKNVGSIVVPVLEGTKIFLLEVQTLVNESPFGIPKRVVQGFDRNRVQILNAVMEKKIGLNLSSKDVFVNIPGGIKIYDGAADLGVVMAMISITKGIEISQKIAALGELGLRGEIRKVSFVDKRLKELEKLGFSGVYLPHSNKKEIENNSYNLKMIYLKNLAELAERMR from the coding sequence ATGGCTAAATTAAAAACTGTATATATCTGCTCAGACTGTGGCTATGAATCTTCTAAATGGCTGGGGAAATGCCCGGAATGTGACAGCTGGGGAACATTGGAGGAAGAGGTCAGCAGTGCTTCTTCTAAAAGCAGTGTTAAAAAAAAAATCAGCAACACCAGGGTAGTTAATTTTAAAGATGTAGAAGTAGAAAAAAACTATAGATATACCACGAAATTTAATGAGTTTGACAGAGTGCTGGGAGGAGGTCTTGTAAAGGGAGCAGTAGTCCTTTTGACAGGAAATCCCGGGATAGGGAAATCTACCCTGCTCCTGCAGGCTGTAGATCAATATTCCCAGTATGGAGAGGTACTTTATATATCCGGGGAGGAATCACCGGCTCAGGTAAAATACAGGGGAGACAGGTTGGGTTTATCTGGAAATAATATATCTATCATGTCGGAGACAGAGATGGAATCTATCTATGATTATGTTATCAGGAAGAAACCCAAGGTAGTTGTGGTGGACTCCATCCAAACTTTATACAGTTCAAATTTTGATTCCATCCCGGGAACTACCACTCAGATAAGGGAATGTACCCTAAAGATAGTGGAATTGGCTAAAACCCACGATATATCTTTCTTTTTAGTAGGACATATTACCAAAGACGGGAAGGTGGCAGGGCCGAAATTATTGGAACATATGGTGGATTCGGTGCTGCAGTTTGAGGGAGAAGAGGGACTCTTCTATAGGATCTTACGAAGTTTAAAAAATAGATTTGGATCTACCAACGAGCTTGGAATATTTAATATGGAAGAAAAAGGAATGGTAGAGGTAAAAAATCCTTCGGAATTTTTTCTCAGTGAACGGGATGAAAAAAATGTCGGAAGTATAGTGGTTCCTGTATTGGAAGGGACCAAGATATTTTTATTGGAGGTTCAGACTTTGGTGAATGAATCCCCCTTTGGAATTCCAAAGAGGGTAGTACAGGGGTTTGACAGAAACAGGGTGCAGATACTCAATGCCGTTATGGAAAAAAAGATAGGATTAAACCTGTCCTCTAAGGATGTTTTCGTAAATATCCCAGGAGGAATAAAGATCTATGACGGGGCGGCAGATTTAGGAGTAGTAATGGCAATGATCTCTATAACCAAGGGGATAGAGATCAGTCAAAAGATAGCAGCACTTGGAGAACTTGGTCTGCGGGGAGAGATAAGAAAAGTATCCTTCGTGGATAAAAGGCTGAAAGAATTGGAAAAGTTGGGGTTTTCAGGTGTTTATCTCCCTCATTCCAATAAGAAAGAGATTGAAAATAATAGTTATAATTTAAAGATGATATACCTAAAAAATTTAGCAGAACTTGCAGAGAGGATGAGGTGA
- the coaD gene encoding pantetheine-phosphate adenylyltransferase: MKKIVAVCAGSFDPITKGHLDIIKRASKFSNKLIVGVLNSHNKKYWFNLEERKALVEKCLSELDNIEVKTFDGLLVDFVLQNKANIVVRGLRAVSDYEYELQLALTNKSLSDNQVETIFLPGSRESLYLSASLVREVALHGGKIDEFISPEIVEDVRKRAKEIKNKG; this comes from the coding sequence ATGAAAAAAATAGTAGCAGTATGTGCAGGAAGTTTTGATCCTATAACTAAGGGGCATTTAGATATTATAAAACGTGCCAGTAAATTTTCAAATAAATTAATAGTGGGTGTTTTAAACAGCCACAACAAAAAATATTGGTTTAATTTAGAGGAAAGAAAAGCATTGGTTGAAAAATGTTTATCGGAATTAGATAATATAGAAGTAAAGACTTTTGATGGATTGTTGGTAGATTTTGTTTTACAAAATAAGGCTAATATTGTAGTGAGAGGTTTACGGGCTGTTTCTGACTATGAATATGAGCTGCAGCTGGCTCTTACAAATAAATCCCTTTCAGATAATCAGGTAGAAACAATATTTTTACCTGGATCAAGGGAAAGTCTCTATCTCAGTGCCAGCCTGGTAAGGGAAGTGGCACTCCATGGTGGAAAGATAGATGAATTTATTTCACCGGAGATAGTAGAGGATGTAAGAAAAAGGGCAAAAGAGATAAAAAATAAGGGTTAA
- a CDS encoding Rne/Rng family ribonuclease produces MNQIIISISDFEERAALLEEDKLTEFFIQRNEQNRINGNIYKARVANVLPGMESAFLDIGTEKNAFLHVRDLREFEEKYLSGVKNSNRPIEEILSVGDEIIVQIVKEPRGDKGARVTTHYTIPGKYLVLMPNDSHIAISQKIKEPEERERLETAIHKIKPDEMGVIIRTAAKDKTNLHFEREIEYLVKKWKNIENSFKKSRAGEILYQDNDMVTRTVRDVFSNQIDELIIDDEKRYWEIVDYVRAFSDNTFKTKVKLFESSLHIFDHYNVTKGLEAALNERVWLDCGGYLIIQKTEALISIDVNTGRNTGMTNLEETVVETNVEAAIEIARQLRLRNLSGIIIIDFIDMKVEKDKLKVVEVLGQCLKKDRIKNNIIHFTDLGLVEMTRKRQGSPLAKYYQKPCPCCDGTGTVKSKESIILDIMREIREIGEDDDIRRIRLATSAELYDFICEAYIEFITGYLKLRNKEFVLKKNKKNEEKNNNDYEIVMEM; encoded by the coding sequence ATGAATCAGATAATAATAAGTATAAGTGATTTCGAGGAGAGAGCAGCTCTTTTAGAGGAAGATAAACTCACAGAATTTTTTATACAGAGGAACGAACAAAATAGAATAAATGGTAATATATATAAGGCTAGGGTAGCCAATGTATTACCTGGAATGGAATCAGCATTTTTGGATATTGGCACAGAAAAAAATGCTTTTTTGCATGTCCGGGATCTGCGTGAATTTGAGGAAAAATATCTGAGTGGTGTAAAAAACAGCAATAGACCCATAGAGGAGATCCTCAGTGTAGGAGATGAAATAATAGTCCAAATAGTAAAGGAACCCCGGGGTGATAAGGGAGCTCGTGTGACTACCCACTATACTATACCTGGAAAATATTTGGTTCTGATGCCAAACGACAGCCATATTGCTATCTCGCAAAAGATAAAGGAGCCTGAAGAGAGAGAGAGGCTGGAAACCGCAATCCACAAGATAAAACCTGATGAGATGGGGGTTATTATAAGGACTGCAGCTAAGGATAAAACTAATCTTCATTTTGAAAGGGAGATTGAATATTTGGTAAAAAAATGGAAAAATATAGAGAACAGTTTTAAAAAAAGCCGTGCAGGAGAGATTCTATACCAGGATAACGATATGGTTACAAGAACTGTAAGGGATGTTTTTTCCAATCAAATAGATGAGTTGATAATAGATGATGAGAAAAGGTATTGGGAGATAGTGGACTATGTAAGGGCATTTTCCGACAATACATTTAAAACCAAGGTGAAATTATTTGAGAGTTCCCTCCATATTTTCGATCACTACAATGTAACCAAGGGATTGGAGGCGGCTCTAAATGAAAGGGTCTGGTTAGACTGCGGGGGATATCTGATCATCCAAAAGACAGAAGCTCTCATAAGTATAGATGTGAATACAGGCAGGAATACAGGGATGACGAACCTGGAAGAGACGGTAGTGGAAACTAATGTAGAAGCAGCCATAGAGATAGCAAGACAGCTGAGACTTAGAAACCTCAGTGGGATTATCATCATAGATTTTATCGATATGAAGGTGGAAAAAGACAAGCTGAAAGTAGTGGAAGTATTGGGGCAGTGCTTAAAAAAAGACAGGATAAAAAATAATATCATTCATTTTACAGATCTTGGGCTGGTTGAGATGACGAGAAAAAGACAGGGAAGCCCCCTGGCTAAATACTATCAAAAACCTTGTCCGTGCTGTGATGGGACAGGAACAGTGAAATCTAAAGAGAGTATTATCCTGGATATAATGAGAGAAATAAGAGAAATAGGGGAAGATGATGATATTAGGAGAATAAGGCTTGCTACGAGTGCGGAGTTGTACGACTTTATTTGTGAGGCTTATATAGAGTTTATAACAGGATATTTAAAATTACGTAACAAGGAATTTGTCCTGAAAAAAAATAAGAAAAATGAAGAAAAAAACAATAATGACTATGAAATAGTAATGGAGATGTAA
- a CDS encoding elongator complex protein 3: protein MKHYNIPIFISHFGCPHTCVFCNQVKINGRETDVTCSDIKEIIEEHLEILPKNSVKEVAFFGGTFTGIDKRIQEGYLATVKPYIDAGLVDGIRLSTRPDYINEKILDLLLKYGVTTIELGVQSLDDEVLSRSERGYKSNIVEAASTLIKSYGFKLGIQVMPGLPGSTNKTDYKTAERVVEIKPDMVRIYPTLVINNTKLEKMYYDKEYSPMELEEAVMRVLPIMVLFELNDINIIRVGLQPSDDLCEEGVIKAGPFHPAFKETIETEIYGRFLRSLNLETLDIVTHEKNISKIVGMNKKNKLFFGKKMTIKGDNSLSLEKVVVNRIEYTRKEILNKILESGIL, encoded by the coding sequence TTGAAACATTATAACATTCCAATATTCATAAGTCACTTTGGTTGTCCCCACACCTGTGTATTTTGTAATCAGGTGAAGATAAATGGTAGGGAAACCGACGTCACATGTTCCGATATTAAAGAAATAATAGAAGAACATTTAGAGATTCTACCAAAGAATTCGGTTAAAGAAGTAGCTTTTTTTGGTGGAACCTTTACAGGGATTGACAAGAGGATACAGGAAGGATATTTAGCTACAGTTAAACCGTATATCGATGCAGGTCTTGTAGATGGGATCAGACTGTCTACAAGACCTGACTACATCAATGAAAAGATATTGGACCTTCTCCTGAAATACGGTGTAACAACTATAGAGTTGGGAGTACAGTCTCTGGATGATGAGGTCTTGTCCCGGTCTGAAAGAGGTTATAAATCTAATATAGTAGAAGCGGCATCTACTTTAATAAAGAGTTATGGTTTTAAATTAGGAATACAGGTAATGCCCGGACTCCCTGGGTCTACCAACAAGACAGATTACAAAACAGCAGAAAGGGTAGTGGAGATAAAACCGGATATGGTAAGGATATATCCTACATTGGTTATAAATAATACGAAATTAGAAAAGATGTATTATGATAAGGAATACAGCCCCATGGAGTTGGAAGAAGCTGTTATGAGGGTGTTGCCGATCATGGTTTTGTTTGAACTGAATGATATAAATATAATCAGGGTAGGACTGCAGCCCTCCGACGATCTTTGTGAAGAGGGGGTAATAAAAGCAGGACCTTTTCATCCGGCTTTTAAGGAAACTATTGAGACAGAAATCTATGGTAGATTTTTAAGATCACTAAATTTAGAAACTTTGGATATAGTTACCCATGAGAAAAACATCTCTAAAATAGTAGGGATGAATAAAAAAAACAAGTTATTTTTTGGAAAAAAGATGACTATAAAGGGAGATAATAGTTTATCACTGGAAAAAGTAGTGGTAAATAGGATAGAATATACTAGGAAAGAAATCTTAAATAAAATTTTAGAGAGTGGTATATTATGA
- the rnc gene encoding ribonuclease III produces MKKYLELEKILGHTFKDKKLLKHALLHRSYGNENKEYKKISNERLELLGDAVLDLVVTEYLYKNFKESSEGDLAKLKSMVVSEPVLAKISRKLKLGEYLFLSKGEEVTGGRDRSSILGDVFESVLGAIYLDSDLETARKYGLSHLVYEIEHIYENDELIDFKTALQEYSQRKYKEVPTYELIGEDGPDHAKFFKIGVFINSELVGSGEGKNKKTAEQKAAKHACDSLGIKYIETL; encoded by the coding sequence ATGAAAAAATACTTGGAATTAGAAAAAATTCTGGGTCACACTTTTAAGGATAAAAAACTTTTAAAACATGCCTTACTTCATAGATCTTATGGAAATGAAAATAAGGAATATAAAAAAATAAGCAACGAAAGACTAGAACTGTTAGGAGACGCAGTTCTAGATCTTGTCGTTACTGAATATTTATATAAAAATTTTAAAGAATCCTCAGAGGGTGATCTGGCTAAATTAAAATCAATGGTAGTAAGTGAACCGGTATTAGCGAAAATATCAAGAAAATTAAAATTAGGTGAATATCTTTTTTTGAGTAAGGGAGAGGAAGTCACCGGGGGAAGGGATAGATCTTCAATCTTAGGAGATGTATTTGAATCGGTATTAGGAGCTATCTACCTGGATTCGGACTTAGAAACTGCTAGAAAATACGGTTTATCCCATCTGGTTTATGAGATAGAGCACATCTATGAAAATGATGAATTGATAGATTTTAAAACGGCCCTGCAGGAGTACAGCCAAAGAAAATATAAGGAAGTACCTACCTATGAGCTTATAGGTGAAGATGGACCGGATCATGCTAAATTTTTTAAGATAGGTGTATTTATAAATAGTGAATTAGTAGGATCAGGAGAGGGAAAAAACAAAAAAACAGCAGAGCAGAAAGCCGCAAAACATGCCTGTGACAGTTTGGGAATAAAATATATTGAAACATTATAA
- the fabF gene encoding beta-ketoacyl-ACP synthase II: MRRVVITGVGMITALGTGVEKSWAKIKAGECGIKRIESFDTENTSVKIAGEVTDFDPTDFGIEKKEVKKLARNTQFAIAAAKMALEDAKFEITEENATSVGTIVSSGIGGMEIFETQHKTLLDKGARRVSPFTIPAMIANMASGNVGIYTGAKGPNKTIVTACAAGTHSIGDAFEMIKYGKTDTMIAGGTEACITEFAITGFANMKALSTRNDEPTKASRPFNVDRDGFVMGEGSGIVILEELEQAKARGAKIYAEIVGYGETCDAHHITSPGPGGEGAARAMEMAIKQGNIDKTTVDYINAHGTSTPANDRLETAAIKTVFGDHAKDLAVSSTKGATGHALGAAGGIEGVILALGISEGIMPPTINYENPDEECDLDYVPNEARKKEIRVGMSTSLGFGGHNAVIAMKKYEN; encoded by the coding sequence ATGAGAAGAGTCGTAATTACTGGGGTAGGAATGATAACTGCACTAGGAACAGGGGTAGAAAAATCTTGGGCTAAAATAAAAGCTGGAGAGTGCGGAATAAAGAGAATAGAGAGTTTTGATACTGAAAATACATCGGTAAAGATAGCTGGAGAAGTAACTGATTTCGATCCTACAGATTTTGGAATTGAAAAAAAAGAAGTAAAAAAATTAGCTAGAAACACACAATTTGCCATAGCAGCAGCTAAGATGGCCTTGGAAGATGCAAAGTTTGAGATAACTGAAGAAAATGCAACTTCTGTAGGAACTATAGTTAGTTCTGGAATTGGTGGGATGGAAATTTTTGAAACTCAACATAAGACTTTATTAGATAAAGGTGCTAGAAGAGTATCTCCATTTACAATACCTGCAATGATAGCTAATATGGCTTCTGGAAATGTAGGAATATACACTGGTGCTAAGGGACCAAATAAAACTATAGTAACAGCATGTGCTGCAGGAACTCACTCAATTGGAGATGCTTTTGAGATGATCAAATATGGGAAAACTGATACTATGATAGCAGGTGGAACTGAAGCTTGTATCACAGAATTTGCGATCACAGGTTTTGCTAATATGAAAGCATTATCTACTAGAAATGATGAGCCGACTAAAGCATCTAGACCATTTAACGTGGATAGAGATGGATTTGTAATGGGAGAGGGATCAGGAATAGTGATCTTGGAAGAATTGGAACAGGCTAAAGCACGTGGAGCAAAGATATATGCAGAGATCGTAGGATATGGAGAAACTTGTGACGCTCACCATATCACTTCCCCAGGACCAGGTGGAGAGGGAGCAGCAAGAGCTATGGAGATGGCTATAAAGCAGGGAAATATAGATAAAACTACAGTTGACTATATCAATGCACATGGAACTTCTACACCAGCTAATGACAGGCTGGAAACAGCAGCTATAAAGACTGTTTTTGGAGATCATGCTAAAGATTTAGCGGTATCATCTACTAAGGGAGCTACAGGTCATGCACTTGGAGCAGCAGGTGGAATTGAAGGTGTAATATTAGCCCTAGGAATAAGTGAAGGGATAATGCCACCGACTATCAACTATGAAAATCCAGATGAAGAATGTGATTTAGATTACGTTCCAAATGAAGCGAGAAAGAAGGAAATAAGAGTAGGAATGTCTACATCATTAGGATTTGGTGGGCATAACGCAGTAATAGCTATGAAAAAATACGAGAACTAA
- a CDS encoding acyl carrier protein — protein sequence MLDKIKEVIVDQLGVDADQVTLEANFIDDLGADSLDTVELIMAFEEEFDIEIPDADAEKIKTVQDVLNFVEAAK from the coding sequence ATGTTAGATAAAATTAAAGAAGTAATAGTAGATCAATTAGGTGTAGACGCGGATCAAGTAACTTTAGAGGCGAACTTCATCGACGATTTAGGAGCAGATTCATTAGATACAGTAGAATTAATCATGGCATTCGAAGAAGAGTTCGATATCGAAATTCCTGATGCAGATGCTGAAAAAATCAAAACTGTTCAAGATGTACTTAACTTCGTAGAAGCAGCTAAATAA
- the fabG gene encoding 3-oxoacyl-[acyl-carrier-protein] reductase, which yields MINLKGKVAVVTGSTRGIGRSVVEKLAESGADVVIIGSSAIEKIEEIAGEISAKYGVEALAVQTNVTSKEDVTNLVNKTIEKFGRVDILVNNAGITRDGLFMKMKEEDWDSVMDVNLKGIFYVTQGFYRTMTKQRSGSIINMTSVVGLTGNMGQVNYATSKAGLIGMTKSLARESAKRNVRVNAIAPGYIKSDMTNVISFAAKEAMLNSIPLGKMGEPEDIANAVLFLASDLSTYITGQTLSVNGGMIMP from the coding sequence ATGATTAATTTAAAGGGTAAGGTAGCGGTAGTTACTGGATCTACAAGGGGGATCGGAAGATCTGTTGTGGAAAAATTAGCTGAAAGTGGAGCTGATGTAGTAATAATCGGAAGTTCTGCTATTGAAAAAATAGAAGAGATAGCTGGCGAAATATCTGCTAAATACGGCGTGGAAGCCTTGGCGGTGCAAACCAATGTTACTTCTAAAGAAGATGTAACAAATCTGGTAAACAAAACTATAGAAAAATTTGGCAGAGTAGATATCCTGGTAAATAATGCCGGTATCACAAGAGATGGGCTGTTTATGAAGATGAAAGAAGAAGATTGGGACTCGGTTATGGATGTAAACCTAAAAGGAATATTTTATGTGACTCAGGGGTTTTATAGAACTATGACTAAGCAAAGGTCTGGATCGATTATAAATATGACCTCTGTAGTAGGGCTTACAGGAAATATGGGGCAGGTAAACTATGCTACCTCTAAAGCCGGACTTATAGGGATGACTAAATCACTGGCTCGTGAATCAGCTAAAAGAAATGTAAGGGTAAATGCTATAGCACCAGGATATATAAAATCTGATATGACGAATGTTATAAGTTTTGCTGCAAAGGAAGCTATGTTAAATTCAATACCACTAGGTAAGATGGGAGAACCGGAAGATATAGCTAATGCAGTGTTATTTTTAGCTTCGGATCTGTCTACATATATAACAGGGCAGACTTTAAGTGTTAATGGTGGTATGATAATGCCTTAA